The following proteins are co-located in the Agromyces laixinhei genome:
- a CDS encoding DUF2809 domain-containing protein: MSAQQAPASIGAACLRVRALVAAVACLAIGAGLQFVPRTVVVDLLGSVLYVGLIAFLLRAVWPRLGDATSAAAAFAVAATIELLQLTGLPQRLVEVFPPARLVFGSSFDPIDLLAYAVGALLAFAAQRLLFRRRSDS; the protein is encoded by the coding sequence GTGAGCGCGCAGCAGGCGCCGGCGTCGATCGGTGCTGCGTGCCTCCGTGTGCGAGCGCTCGTGGCCGCGGTCGCCTGCCTCGCGATCGGCGCGGGCCTGCAGTTCGTGCCACGCACGGTGGTCGTCGATCTCCTCGGCAGCGTGCTCTACGTGGGGCTCATCGCGTTCCTGCTCCGTGCAGTCTGGCCGCGACTGGGCGACGCGACGAGCGCGGCAGCGGCGTTCGCCGTTGCGGCGACGATCGAACTCCTCCAGCTCACCGGGTTGCCGCAGCGGCTCGTCGAGGTGTTCCCACCGGCCCGCCTCGTCTTCGGCAGTTCGTTCGACCCGATCGACCTGCTCGCCTACGCGGTCGGCGCGTTGCTCGCGTTCGCGGCGCAGCGGCTGCTGTTCCGACGGCGGTCGGATTCCTGA